Proteins co-encoded in one Thamnophis elegans isolate rThaEle1 chromosome 1, rThaEle1.pri, whole genome shotgun sequence genomic window:
- the RIC3 gene encoding protein RIC-3, translating to MAYSTFRKVALASCLVLCVSLLLPKLLRSRGWRQPDPSTVAPSTATLEGKSSSYFPPTAQMSPEVRPPASQFPRSHLAEAVAKAKGGGGGGGGGSGTGRGLVGQVIPIYGFGILLYILYILFKLSSKGMVSTAEHKCPPSTPGNKNRKITDYELAQLQDKLRETEQAMEKIINRVGPNCESRSPNVTTDQEKRLLQQLREITKVMKEGKLIDSISPEKEAEEAPYMQDWEVNNSSAAGSEKNQQTTFSAQSGTGHNFEECYCYHYDDDDPAVLAENAGFFSDSCSETEEVVKEELLLDCDYGNMVSTEQNDENPDEIGILRKRNTKGTELLGH from the exons ATGGCGTATTCCACCTTCCGGAAAGTGGCTCTGGCTTCTTGCTTAGTGTTATGCGTATCGCTGCTCCTGCCGAAGCTTCTCCGTTCACGGGGTTGGAGGCAGCCGGATCCCTCCACGGTCGCCCCGTCCACTGCCACGCTCGAGG ggaaaaGCAGTAGCTACTTTCCCCCAACAGCACAGATGTCTCCAGAAGTCAGGCCACCTGCTTCCCAGTTTCCAAGATCCCACCTTGCTGAGGCTGTTGCCAAAGCCAAGGGTGGAGGTGGCGGAGGAGGTGGAGGCAGTGGTACTGGGAGAGGTCTTGTAGGACAGGTCATCCCAATATATGGATTTGGGATCCTGTTATACATCCTATACATTCTGTTTAAG CTTTCTTCTAAGGGGATGGTCTCAACTGCTGAGCATAAATGTCCTCCTTCAACACCTGGAAATAAAAACCGGAAGATCA CTGACTATGAACTTGCTCAGCTTCAAGATAAACTGAGAGAGACTGAACAAGccatggaaaaaataatcaacagAGTGGGACCCAACTGTGAAAG CAGGTCCCCAAATGTCACAACTGATCAGGAGAAAAGGCTTCTTCAACAACTCCGGGAAATTACTAAAGTCATGAAAGAAGGCAAACTCATTGACAGCATCTCCCCGGAGAAAGAAGCAGAAGAGGCTCCTTATATGCAAGACTGGGAAG TGAACAATAGCTCTGCAGCAGGATCTGAGAAGAACCAGCAGACCACATTCAGTGCTCAGAGTGGGACTGGCCATAACTTTGAGGAGTGCTACTGTTACcactatgatgatgatgatcctgCTGTTCTAGCAGAAAATGCAGGATTCTTCTCCGATAGCTGCAGTGAAACAGAAGAAGTAGTTAAAGAGGAGCTGCTGTTGGACTGCGATTATGGAAATATGGTATCCACAGAGCAAAATGATGAAAATCCTGATGAAATTGGTATCCTAAGAAAGCGAAACACAAAAGGCACCGAGTTGCTAGGACACTGA